One Maribacter dokdonensis DSW-8 DNA window includes the following coding sequences:
- a CDS encoding putative porin, producing the protein MKYIILVLLCFTTSIVLGQDVIGKPQKKGDSLSLVKKTKPINPKDKLKNDSITLTIEDYKIISFERDTTFLDTTLTIQKEYKYNYLREDDFELMSFSNIGQAYNELGVDFERVGSYPNLGALAKDRKYLEKEQINYYNVATPMTELFFKTTLEEGQLLDANLTFNTSRRLNFSIGYIGFRSLGKYNDTQIESGNFITTTNYLSKNGRYSLRAHIAAQNISSEENGGLAEKEEQFESGDEDFINRPRVDVLLDDAENKILGKRYYLDHQYKLVRKRLDSTRFEKTALSIGHSFDYETKYYQFIETSNDTLFGDAILSAIDDKAILKTFYNEVNIEFYNKTLGRLTGGVNMYNYDYYFNSRLIEADGTVIPNRLNGTEFGLVGNYEKRIGGFDFNADLKYNLSGELAGNVFNASASYNINDNNKVRFALHNSTRLPNFNYLLYQSEYFNYNWDNSNVFEKERASSLKGELLSKTWGHLMVKYSNLDNYTYFAPVSEEVIADGLDNAFIKPLQEGNTVSHLKVKYQKEFKVGMFALNNTVMYQNVTQDSQVLNVPQLVTRNTLYFSSDVFKKAMFLQTGVSFKYFTAYNMNGYNPVLGEFYVQNKEELGGYPLLDFFINARIQQTRIYLKAEHFNASFSGYDYYAAPNYPYRDFVIRFGLVWNFFS; encoded by the coding sequence ATGAAATATATAATTTTAGTTTTATTGTGTTTTACAACGTCAATTGTTTTAGGACAAGATGTAATTGGAAAACCACAGAAAAAAGGCGATTCGCTTTCATTGGTAAAGAAAACAAAGCCAATAAATCCAAAAGACAAGCTTAAAAATGATTCTATAACTTTAACTATAGAAGATTATAAAATAATTTCTTTTGAAAGAGATACTACTTTTTTAGATACAACCTTGACTATCCAAAAGGAGTATAAGTATAACTACTTGCGTGAAGATGACTTTGAGTTAATGTCTTTTTCCAACATTGGGCAAGCCTATAACGAACTTGGGGTTGATTTTGAAAGGGTGGGGAGCTATCCAAATCTTGGGGCACTAGCAAAAGACCGTAAATACCTAGAGAAAGAACAAATTAATTATTATAATGTAGCCACCCCAATGACCGAGTTGTTTTTTAAAACAACTTTGGAAGAAGGTCAATTACTAGACGCAAATTTGACTTTCAATACCTCTAGAAGGTTAAATTTTTCTATTGGTTATATAGGCTTTCGTTCCCTTGGTAAGTATAATGATACTCAAATAGAATCAGGTAATTTCATAACTACTACAAATTATTTATCTAAAAACGGTAGATATTCGTTAAGAGCGCACATAGCTGCACAGAATATTTCGTCTGAAGAAAATGGAGGCTTGGCAGAAAAAGAAGAGCAATTTGAATCTGGTGATGAGGATTTTATAAATAGACCAAGGGTAGATGTCTTGTTAGATGATGCTGAAAATAAGATATTAGGTAAAAGATATTACTTAGACCATCAATATAAATTGGTGAGAAAACGGTTAGATTCTACCCGGTTTGAAAAAACGGCATTATCTATAGGACATAGTTTTGATTATGAGACCAAGTATTATCAGTTTATAGAAACATCGAATGATACATTATTTGGTGATGCAATTTTAAGTGCTATAGATGATAAGGCAATTTTGAAGACGTTTTATAACGAGGTTAATATAGAATTTTACAACAAGACACTTGGTAGGCTAACAGGCGGTGTTAATATGTATAATTACGATTATTATTTCAATAGCAGGCTTATTGAAGCAGATGGAACGGTAATACCCAATAGGTTGAACGGAACTGAGTTTGGACTGGTGGGAAATTATGAAAAACGAATAGGTGGTTTTGATTTTAATGCGGATTTAAAATATAACCTTTCAGGTGAGTTGGCGGGTAATGTATTCAATGCCTCCGCATCCTATAATATTAATGATAATAATAAGGTAAGGTTCGCCTTGCACAATTCTACTAGGTTGCCCAATTTTAACTACTTATTGTATCAAAGTGAATATTTTAATTATAACTGGGATAATAGTAATGTTTTTGAAAAGGAAAGAGCAAGTAGTTTAAAAGGTGAGTTGTTGTCCAAAACTTGGGGACACTTAATGGTGAAGTATAGTAATTTAGATAACTATACATATTTTGCCCCTGTATCAGAAGAGGTAATTGCCGATGGGTTGGATAATGCATTTATAAAACCGTTGCAAGAGGGTAATACGGTATCTCATCTAAAAGTGAAATATCAAAAAGAATTTAAGGTTGGAATGTTTGCATTGAATAATACGGTCATGTATCAAAATGTGACTCAAGATTCTCAAGTACTCAATGTTCCGCAACTGGTAACTAGAAACACATTGTATTTTTCTTCTGATGTTTTTAAGAAAGCAATGTTTTTACAGACGGGTGTATCCTTTAAATACTTTACTGCTTATAATATGAATGGGTATAATCCTGTATTGGGTGAATTTTATGTTCAAAATAAAGAAGAGTTGGGTGGGTACCCTTTGTTAGATTTCTTTATTAATGCAAGAATACAACAGACTAGAATTTATTTAAAGGCAGAACATTTTAACGCTTCGTTTTCTGGATATGATTATTATGCTGCACCAAATTACCCTTATCGGGACTTTGTTATACGTTTTGGTTTGGTATGGAATTTCTTTTCTTGA
- a CDS encoding thrombospondin type 3 repeat-containing protein, with protein MKVLLFNIIVLFAIINVSAQFNENAPWMKDLKANQQTSKSSSPTNSLYEISNAFNDYWSDKDYTKKGSGFKPYKRWENYWTHYIDKNGNLPTSKQLWESWKRKHESTGKAANPIASWNSIGPFTHDTYSGALNGQGRVNAITVDPNNENIWYVGAPAGGIWKSIDGGSSWVNLFDDFPQIGVSGIAVDPNNSQIIYIGTGDDDAADSYSVGVFKSTDGGNSWNETGLNPSNSNINLLMSEITIDPTNSNIIWVSTSAGLQKSTDGGATWSVKRTGNIQDFKLKPNDPNTIYAVSSNTFFKSTDGGENFVEITNGIPSSSGRLAIGVSGANPSGVYVLRALTGGNSFAFGGLYKSLDSGESFTRTASEQDIFESNQAWFDLAIEVSPSNFNEVYTGCLNVWKSTNGGDTFIRINRWNVTDQGYTHADIHTIKIFNNKLYVGSDGGIYMSENGGSSFTDYTAGISISQFYRISVAKNDAGKITGGLQDNAGFIRNQEQWHVFTGGDGMDYEIDPNNSSLVYGFVQFGGSLFISSDSGQSVGVVAAPTDTNGNTIQGNWITPLAVASDGSVYAGFDALYKLENNQWSKISSSIGTGNIDDLEVDPNNPETIFAAESNILYRSRNGGATFSLIKVMDSEISDMAINSNDSNIIYLTTSDRVGIAQNEQPSERGVFKVTIGESETISENITFDIPTDQAFFSIAHQGRHTENPIYVGTSLGVYRLDDTLSEWEEYFTNLPSVAISDLEVNLDGEKIIASTYGRGVWESTIPIQIPDNEVRLVSITPNSNEVLCDSFTPTATVENQGLNTITQIDITYTINNNPEQTFTWTGNLLSNATETIALPIETSTNFGNSNISITATIINDSYSDNNTLENRFFLNVPGSGGEVNTFETEEESLITYNDGNSEVVWQRGLPAGSKLNTATSGTNVYGTNLSGDHPNSTKAILLSNCYDMTSIIAPVLKFNMAYDLELNFDIVYVEYSIDGGINWDILGNIDSQPNWYNSNRTNALSEEADDCQNCPGAQWTGENTEMTEYAYDFNLNAANGETNLTGESNVVFRIVFQSDPAVTQEGVIIDDLVVDGLPDDDDDDDDGILDSNDNCPLIANADQLDTDNDGIGDVCDTDDDNDGILDVDDNCPLIANLDQEDDDFDGIGNPCDNDSDNDGVPNDIDQCNDTPNGTVVNTTGCEVFSLPNTNFQIQTIGSSCNASNNGSIVITTANNTYTYNAVLTGTDTSISESFTDESSFSNLSAGSYQLCVTVEGQTDYEICYDLIISEPESLSVSAKINSLSNEVTLSLAGGELYTIFLNEKMYTTTAKEITLPLDTNSTELLVKTDLDCQGVYTENILLNDEFFIYPNPIEGGDLTIYLGANSTTEATISLYKLNGSSIFSKKMKPINNEIKISVNNLATGVYMLNVTNGNTLSNYKIIRK; from the coding sequence ATGAAAGTTCTACTTTTTAATATAATAGTACTTTTTGCTATTATAAATGTTAGTGCGCAATTCAATGAAAATGCGCCATGGATGAAAGATTTAAAAGCCAATCAGCAAACATCCAAATCTTCTTCCCCAACAAATTCATTGTACGAAATTTCGAATGCATTCAATGACTATTGGAGCGATAAGGATTATACAAAAAAGGGAAGCGGGTTTAAACCATATAAAAGGTGGGAAAATTATTGGACCCACTATATAGACAAAAATGGCAACCTTCCCACTTCTAAACAATTATGGGAGTCATGGAAACGCAAACATGAAAGTACTGGCAAAGCAGCGAACCCTATTGCCAGCTGGAATTCCATAGGTCCCTTTACACATGATACTTATTCTGGCGCATTAAATGGGCAAGGTAGAGTAAACGCAATTACCGTAGACCCTAACAATGAAAACATCTGGTACGTAGGTGCGCCCGCAGGCGGAATTTGGAAATCAATAGATGGTGGTTCTTCATGGGTGAATTTATTTGATGATTTTCCTCAAATAGGAGTCTCCGGTATTGCAGTAGACCCAAACAATTCTCAAATCATCTATATTGGTACTGGTGATGATGATGCTGCTGATTCATATAGTGTAGGCGTTTTTAAATCTACTGATGGAGGGAATAGTTGGAATGAAACGGGACTAAACCCAAGTAATTCTAATATTAACTTATTAATGAGCGAAATTACCATAGACCCAACTAACTCGAATATTATTTGGGTAAGTACCAGTGCAGGTCTTCAAAAATCAACAGATGGAGGAGCTACTTGGTCCGTAAAAAGAACCGGTAATATTCAAGATTTCAAATTAAAACCCAATGACCCCAACACCATTTACGCAGTATCTTCAAATACTTTTTTCAAATCTACAGATGGGGGAGAGAATTTTGTTGAGATCACAAATGGCATTCCTTCAAGTTCAGGTAGACTTGCTATAGGAGTTAGTGGAGCAAACCCATCTGGAGTATATGTTTTACGAGCACTAACAGGAGGTAATAGCTTTGCCTTTGGTGGATTGTACAAATCACTGGACAGTGGAGAGTCTTTTACGAGGACAGCTAGCGAACAAGATATTTTTGAATCTAACCAAGCTTGGTTCGATCTTGCCATTGAGGTGTCACCATCAAATTTCAACGAAGTTTATACGGGTTGCCTAAATGTCTGGAAAAGCACCAATGGAGGCGATACTTTCATTAGAATCAATAGATGGAACGTTACCGATCAAGGATATACCCACGCTGATATACATACTATTAAAATTTTCAACAACAAACTCTATGTTGGTAGTGATGGGGGTATTTATATGTCTGAAAACGGAGGAAGTTCTTTTACCGATTACACCGCAGGCATCAGTATTAGTCAATTTTATAGAATTTCTGTAGCAAAAAATGATGCAGGCAAAATAACAGGAGGTCTACAGGACAATGCAGGTTTTATACGAAACCAAGAACAATGGCATGTTTTCACCGGTGGTGATGGAATGGATTATGAAATTGACCCTAATAATAGTAGTTTAGTTTATGGATTTGTCCAGTTTGGAGGAAGCCTATTCATCTCTTCAGATTCCGGGCAATCTGTTGGGGTAGTCGCTGCACCTACAGATACAAATGGCAACACCATACAAGGAAATTGGATTACTCCGTTGGCTGTTGCCTCAGATGGTTCTGTTTATGCCGGTTTTGATGCTTTATACAAATTAGAAAACAACCAATGGAGCAAAATATCATCTTCAATTGGCACAGGCAATATTGACGATCTTGAAGTTGACCCTAATAATCCTGAAACAATATTTGCCGCTGAAAGTAATATACTATATAGAAGTAGAAATGGCGGTGCCACTTTTAGCCTCATAAAAGTAATGGATTCGGAAATCTCAGATATGGCCATTAACTCAAATGATAGTAATATTATTTATCTTACTACATCTGACAGAGTGGGTATCGCCCAAAATGAACAACCTTCAGAAAGAGGCGTTTTTAAGGTTACTATTGGCGAATCAGAAACAATTTCAGAAAACATCACCTTCGATATTCCAACCGATCAAGCATTTTTCTCAATAGCTCACCAAGGCAGACATACCGAAAATCCAATTTACGTAGGTACAAGCTTAGGTGTTTACAGATTAGACGACACCCTTTCAGAGTGGGAAGAATACTTTACCAACTTGCCAAGTGTTGCTATAAGTGATCTAGAAGTCAATTTAGATGGAGAAAAAATTATTGCTTCAACATACGGTAGAGGTGTTTGGGAATCTACAATACCAATTCAAATACCCGACAATGAAGTAAGATTAGTATCTATTACCCCAAACTCAAACGAAGTGCTTTGCGACTCCTTTACCCCAACCGCAACTGTAGAAAACCAAGGACTTAATACCATTACCCAAATTGATATCACCTATACTATTAACAATAATCCAGAACAAACATTTACTTGGACAGGTAATCTATTAAGTAACGCTACTGAAACTATTGCTTTACCAATTGAAACCTCGACCAATTTTGGCAATTCCAACATATCCATAACAGCGACCATTATTAATGACAGCTACAGCGACAACAATACACTTGAGAATAGATTTTTTCTTAATGTACCAGGGTCCGGTGGTGAAGTCAACACGTTTGAAACCGAAGAAGAATCCCTAATTACTTACAATGATGGAAATTCTGAAGTGGTTTGGCAGAGAGGATTACCTGCAGGGTCAAAACTAAATACCGCCACGTCTGGAACAAATGTTTACGGCACCAATTTAAGTGGCGATCACCCCAATAGTACAAAAGCTATTTTATTGAGCAATTGCTATGACATGACCTCTATAATAGCCCCTGTCCTAAAATTTAATATGGCTTATGACCTAGAATTAAATTTTGACATAGTCTATGTTGAGTATTCCATTGACGGAGGTATCAACTGGGATATTTTAGGCAATATTGACAGTCAACCTAACTGGTATAATAGCAACAGAACAAATGCTTTATCAGAAGAAGCCGATGATTGTCAAAACTGTCCTGGAGCTCAATGGACCGGTGAAAATACAGAAATGACCGAATATGCCTATGATTTCAATTTAAACGCAGCCAATGGCGAAACCAACCTTACGGGTGAAAGTAACGTGGTTTTTAGAATTGTTTTTCAATCTGATCCAGCGGTCACCCAAGAAGGTGTGATTATAGACGATTTAGTTGTTGATGGCTTACCTGACGATGACGATGACGATGATGACGGAATTTTAGATAGTAATGATAATTGTCCTTTAATTGCAAACGCAGACCAACTAGATACCGATAATGATGGTATTGGTGACGTCTGTGACACCGATGACGACAACGATGGAATTTTAGATGTTGATGACAATTGCCCATTAATTGCAAACCTAGATCAAGAAGATGACGACTTTGACGGCATTGGTAATCCATGCGATAATGATAGTGATAATGATGGAGTACCTAATGATATTGACCAATGCAATGACACACCCAATGGAACAGTTGTAAATACTACTGGTTGTGAGGTTTTCTCTTTACCGAACACAAATTTTCAAATTCAAACTATAGGTAGCTCATGTAACGCTAGTAACAATGGTAGCATTGTGATAACCACTGCCAACAATACCTACACATATAATGCTGTACTAACCGGCACCGATACTTCAATAAGCGAAAGCTTTACTGATGAAAGTTCATTTTCCAACTTATCTGCCGGTAGTTATCAATTATGTGTAACCGTAGAAGGACAAACTGATTATGAAATTTGCTATGACCTAATTATTTCTGAACCTGAGTCGTTGTCGGTGTCAGCCAAAATCAACTCATTGAGTAATGAAGTTACACTTAGCTTAGCAGGCGGTGAATTATATACCATATTTTTAAATGAAAAGATGTACACTACTACAGCTAAAGAGATAACTTTACCCTTAGATACTAACAGCACAGAACTATTAGTAAAAACAGATCTAGATTGTCAAGGTGTTTATACTGAAAATATTCTTCTAAATGATGAATTCTTTATTTACCCAAACCCAATTGAAGGAGGTGATTTAACCATATATTTAGGTGCAAATTCTACAACAGAAGCTACTATTTCCCTGTATAAATTAAATGGGTCAAGTATATTTTCGAAAAAAATGAAACCTATCAATAACGAAATTAAAATAAGCGTTAACAATTTAGCCACAGGTGTATATATGTTAAATGTCACAAATGGCAATACGCTTTCTAATTATAAAATTATAAGAAAATGA
- a CDS encoding aryl-sulfate sulfotransferase — MKHKLFISVLSCLLLYSISCSSDDETVDNFEEVEEEVVGEETEPDDPVQTVYPVEGETGNVLLYDNSLSKEGYVLFNEATEDRVYLMVKDSAQIVHEWQLEFGLGNDVELLSDGRLLASLGVESPDFSFGGFGGIIQLINPDSSIDWEYILANEEHIIHHDVEMLPNGNVLAIVWDLRLPDELDAIGYLGEEEKVYTESIIEINPATNEIVWKWDSWNHIIQDTDSSKPYFGIVADNPEKININFIDVLREETGPDGDIMHANGLSYDSNKDIIYLSVNYFSEVWVIDHSTTAEEATVDSGGNYGKGGDLVYRFGNPSAYNNESGERLFYNNHFPNILQDGLPGAGNILVYANGNGDTKQSIVYEFSLPAELNLIPNENNEPETVWQYTRDNLYSARVSGAIRLDNGNTLITSGSMGVIEVTNEKEVVWEFEGTGFYWRSYHYNLDSSAISFLNSDMP, encoded by the coding sequence ATGAAACATAAATTATTTATTAGTGTATTAAGTTGCCTTTTGTTATATAGTATTTCATGTTCTTCAGATGATGAAACTGTTGATAATTTTGAAGAAGTGGAAGAGGAAGTTGTAGGAGAGGAGACAGAGCCAGATGATCCTGTTCAAACCGTTTATCCTGTTGAAGGGGAAACTGGTAATGTGTTATTGTATGATAATTCTTTGTCAAAGGAAGGATATGTTTTGTTTAATGAAGCTACAGAGGATCGGGTATATTTAATGGTAAAAGATTCTGCTCAAATTGTACATGAATGGCAATTGGAATTTGGATTGGGTAATGATGTGGAATTATTGTCAGACGGTAGATTGTTAGCTTCATTGGGTGTAGAAAGTCCAGATTTTAGCTTTGGAGGTTTTGGGGGCATTATTCAGCTAATAAACCCTGATAGTTCAATTGATTGGGAGTATATATTGGCAAATGAAGAGCATATTATTCATCATGATGTAGAAATGTTGCCTAATGGAAATGTATTGGCCATAGTGTGGGATCTAAGACTTCCCGATGAACTTGACGCCATAGGTTACCTTGGTGAAGAGGAAAAAGTGTATACGGAATCCATAATAGAAATAAACCCAGCTACAAATGAAATTGTTTGGAAGTGGGATTCTTGGAATCATATCATTCAGGATACAGATAGTTCTAAACCGTATTTTGGTATTGTAGCAGATAACCCTGAAAAAATCAATATCAACTTTATAGATGTTTTAAGAGAAGAAACAGGACCAGATGGAGATATTATGCATGCTAACGGATTAAGTTATGACAGTAATAAAGATATAATTTATTTAAGCGTAAACTATTTTAGTGAGGTTTGGGTTATTGATCATAGCACAACAGCAGAGGAAGCCACAGTTGATTCTGGTGGTAATTATGGTAAAGGAGGTGATTTGGTTTATCGTTTTGGAAATCCTAGTGCTTATAATAATGAGAGTGGTGAACGATTGTTTTACAATAATCATTTTCCCAATATTTTACAAGATGGTTTACCGGGTGCTGGTAATATTTTAGTATATGCTAATGGAAATGGGGACACTAAACAATCTATAGTTTATGAATTTAGCTTACCTGCGGAATTGAATTTAATTCCTAATGAAAACAATGAACCGGAAACTGTATGGCAATACACTAGAGATAATCTATATTCAGCTAGAGTTTCAGGAGCCATTCGTTTAGATAATGGCAATACATTGATAACTTCAGGTTCTATGGGTGTTATTGAAGTAACTAATGAAAAAGAGGTGGTTTGGGAGTTTGAGGGTACTGGTTTCTATTGGAGATCTTATCACTATAATCTTGATAGTTCTGCTATTTCTTTTTTAAACAGTGATATGCCTTAA
- a CDS encoding glutamate synthase subunit beta: protein MGKTTGFLEFDRKIEAYEPVEERLKNYKEFTVPLPENELKNQGARCMDCGIPFCHSGCPLGNLIPDFNDAVYRGKWEKASSILHSTNNFPEFTGRLCPAPCEEACVLGINEDPVSIENIEKNIVETAFEKGWISAKPPLTRTGKKVAIVGSGPAGLATAQQLNRAGHNVTVFERDEKPGGLLRYGIPDFKMEKNVIDRRLEILKAEGINFNCGVHIGVDIKADELKQNFDAIVLTGGATIRRNLPIEGSDLKGVVQAMDFLGQNNRRVDGIKELGEEIKATNKNVIVIGGGDTGSDCIGTSFRHGAISVSNFEIMPMATTERPEGQPWPFWPMRLRTSSSHKEGAERFFSISTKKFIGDQDGNLTGLITSEVEWIKTPGQRPQLKEVEGTEKEWKCDLALLALGFTGSENTVANQLGLEMDARTNIKASENDYKTNVPGVFAAGDQRRGQSLIVWAISEGRQAAHHVDKYLMGETALPLKGEGDLPRV, encoded by the coding sequence ATGGGAAAGACAACAGGATTTTTGGAATTCGACAGAAAAATTGAAGCATACGAACCGGTTGAGGAACGTTTAAAAAATTACAAGGAATTTACAGTACCGTTACCAGAAAATGAATTAAAAAATCAAGGTGCACGCTGTATGGATTGTGGCATACCTTTTTGCCATAGTGGTTGCCCATTGGGTAATTTAATTCCAGATTTTAATGATGCTGTATACCGTGGTAAATGGGAAAAAGCAAGTTCAATATTACATTCAACAAATAATTTTCCAGAATTTACCGGTAGATTGTGCCCGGCACCATGCGAAGAGGCATGTGTTTTGGGTATTAATGAAGATCCGGTAAGTATTGAAAATATTGAAAAAAATATTGTAGAAACTGCCTTTGAGAAAGGTTGGATATCTGCTAAACCGCCACTTACCAGAACCGGCAAAAAAGTAGCTATCGTTGGATCAGGACCTGCAGGTCTAGCCACGGCACAGCAATTGAATAGAGCGGGCCATAACGTAACTGTTTTTGAACGTGATGAAAAACCGGGCGGGCTTTTACGTTACGGAATTCCCGATTTTAAAATGGAAAAAAATGTCATTGATCGTCGTTTAGAAATTCTGAAAGCTGAAGGTATAAACTTCAATTGCGGTGTACATATTGGAGTAGATATAAAAGCTGATGAATTAAAACAAAATTTTGATGCTATTGTTTTAACCGGTGGGGCTACTATCCGAAGAAATTTACCCATTGAAGGGTCTGACTTAAAAGGGGTTGTTCAAGCCATGGATTTTCTTGGACAGAACAACAGAAGAGTAGATGGTATCAAAGAACTTGGAGAAGAAATAAAAGCAACCAATAAAAATGTAATTGTTATTGGTGGTGGTGATACTGGATCAGATTGTATTGGAACATCTTTTAGACATGGAGCAATTTCAGTATCAAATTTCGAGATCATGCCAATGGCCACTACAGAAAGACCCGAAGGTCAGCCTTGGCCGTTTTGGCCTATGCGTTTAAGAACTAGTTCTTCTCACAAAGAAGGAGCTGAGCGTTTCTTTAGTATTTCCACCAAAAAATTTATTGGTGATCAAGATGGTAACCTTACAGGGTTAATAACTTCTGAAGTAGAATGGATTAAAACTCCAGGACAACGACCACAGTTAAAAGAAGTTGAAGGTACTGAGAAGGAATGGAAATGTGATTTGGCCTTATTAGCTTTAGGCTTTACCGGCTCTGAAAATACCGTTGCGAACCAATTAGGTTTAGAAATGGATGCAAGAACCAATATAAAAGCCTCTGAAAATGATTATAAAACAAATGTTCCTGGTGTTTTTGCAGCTGGTGACCAAAGAAGAGGACAATCTCTTATTGTCTGGGCCATTTCAGAAGGTAGACAAGCTGCACATCATGTAGATAAATATTTAATGGGAGAAACTGCTTTACCATTAAAAGGTGAAGGTGATTTACCTAGGGTATAA
- a CDS encoding RagB/SusD family nutrient uptake outer membrane protein — protein MKNNIKLLVLLFSFGFFMSCDDELNDLQPFVEGNPETFFNSVSAFQNGVDGAYRQLWNYYSSTGSGLQGIPDILSDNVIIAQTGRRSNQDYYNYRYVASTGGAIDLYWSEAYEAVNVANLVIAQIDNLGDGPEKDNILGQALAIRAWAHFDLVRVYGKIPTQSADANASLGVVYLKVEDGDTEDPFAEPARETVASNYAEIIGDLERASQLIGEDNGQGKLNTDGVYALLSRVYLYNGEYQKVIDAANEVSVPLATAEELEGLYTDANEAGIVVKLAINTSSESGGNNVGVLYSQSNATSTISEYVFDFDFFNSIDEDDQRKDVISFVGLNADNQYNAISKFLGETGQVNGRVDVKVIRAAEVLLNKAEAQYELGQDALSTLNELRDLRYVAYDGGESGQALEDAIQFERRVELSFEGHRFFDLKRRSEPVMRSTAGDIIDGSGTPPDFPTIDADNFRFQLPIPIAEINANQNMVQNPGY, from the coding sequence ATGAAAAATAATATAAAATTATTAGTTCTTTTGTTTTCGTTCGGATTCTTTATGTCGTGCGATGACGAGTTGAATGATTTACAACCTTTCGTAGAAGGTAATCCTGAAACATTTTTTAATAGTGTTTCAGCATTCCAAAACGGTGTAGATGGCGCTTATAGACAATTGTGGAATTATTATTCAAGTACTGGTTCTGGTTTGCAAGGTATTCCAGACATACTTTCTGATAATGTAATCATTGCACAAACAGGTAGACGTTCTAATCAGGATTATTACAATTACAGATATGTTGCAAGTACAGGTGGTGCAATAGATTTGTATTGGAGTGAAGCTTATGAAGCTGTAAACGTTGCCAATTTGGTAATTGCTCAGATTGATAACCTTGGTGATGGTCCTGAAAAGGATAACATTTTAGGGCAAGCTTTAGCAATTAGAGCTTGGGCTCATTTTGATTTGGTTAGGGTTTATGGTAAAATACCAACACAATCTGCAGATGCTAACGCTTCTTTAGGTGTTGTTTACCTTAAAGTTGAAGATGGTGATACAGAGGATCCTTTTGCTGAGCCTGCTAGAGAAACAGTTGCAAGTAATTATGCTGAGATTATTGGCGATTTAGAAAGAGCTAGTCAGTTAATAGGTGAAGATAACGGTCAAGGTAAATTGAATACAGATGGTGTTTATGCGTTGTTATCAAGAGTTTATCTTTATAATGGTGAATACCAAAAAGTTATTGATGCTGCAAATGAAGTAAGTGTACCATTAGCAACTGCTGAAGAGTTAGAAGGTCTTTATACGGATGCAAACGAAGCAGGTATAGTGGTTAAGTTGGCTATTAATACTTCATCTGAAAGTGGTGGTAACAATGTTGGTGTACTATACAGTCAGTCAAATGCTACTTCTACTATTTCAGAATACGTTTTCGATTTTGATTTTTTCAATAGTATTGATGAAGATGATCAAAGAAAAGATGTGATTTCTTTTGTAGGATTAAATGCTGATAACCAATACAACGCAATTTCAAAATTCTTAGGTGAAACAGGTCAAGTAAATGGTCGTGTAGATGTTAAGGTTATTAGAGCTGCTGAAGTATTATTGAATAAAGCAGAGGCGCAATATGAATTAGGTCAAGATGCATTATCTACGTTGAATGAACTTAGAGATTTAAGATATGTTGCTTATGATGGCGGTGAATCAGGTCAAGCATTAGAAGATGCCATTCAATTTGAAAGAAGAGTTGAATTGTCATTTGAAGGTCATAGGTTTTTTGATTTAAAGCGTCGCAGTGAGCCAGTTATGCGTTCTACTGCTGGTGATATTATTGATGGCTCGGGAACTCCTCCAGATTTTCCAACAATTGATGCTGACAATTTTAGATTTCAGTTGCCTATTCCAATAGCGGAAATCAATGCTAATCAAAACATGGTTCAGAATCCTGGATATTAA